Proteins co-encoded in one Candidatus Thiodictyon syntrophicum genomic window:
- the mreD gene encoding rod shape-determining protein MreD, producing the protein MSKPQRGGGGVVWGSLLVALFLSILPMPAWIDEFRPPWAALTLIFWCLTLPERVGVFSAFAAGLVLDVTTGALLGHHALGLAVIAYVVVELHQRVRTFPLWQQTLFVWLLLLVERLLYLWVLEATGQPMPTLIYWAPTFLGALLWPWVFVVLRDLGRRAGLF; encoded by the coding sequence ATGAGCAAGCCGCAGCGCGGCGGCGGCGGCGTGGTCTGGGGGAGCCTGCTCGTCGCGCTGTTCTTGAGCATCCTGCCCATGCCCGCTTGGATCGATGAGTTTCGCCCCCCCTGGGCGGCCCTGACCCTGATCTTCTGGTGCCTGACCCTGCCCGAACGGGTGGGGGTCTTCTCCGCCTTCGCGGCCGGGTTGGTGCTTGATGTGACCACCGGCGCCCTGCTTGGCCACCACGCCCTGGGGCTCGCGGTGATCGCTTACGTGGTGGTGGAGTTGCACCAGCGGGTGCGCACCTTCCCCCTGTGGCAACAGACCCTGTTCGTCTGGTTGTTGCTGTTGGTGGAGCGGCTGTTGTATCTGTGGGTGCTGGAGGCCACCGGGCAGCCGATGCCCACCCTGATCTACTGGGCGCCGACCTTCCTGGGCGCCTTGCTGTGGCCCTGGGTCTTCGTGGTGCTGCGCGATCTGGGGCGGCGGGCCGGGCTCTTTTGA
- the mreC gene encoding rod shape-determining protein MreC — MLLAIGLVVADHRGRHLGALRSALAVLVYPLQLLADLPVHYAREAQDRLADARQLRDQNDGLRRENLILGARSQQLASLEAENMRLRDLLGSSFKIGERVLIAEILAVNLAEYRRQVLINKGSNSGVFVGQPVLDANAVMGQVIQINPFSATVLLITDLDHALPVQVNRNGLRSIAAGSGLGHELDLLYIPKNADIQVGDLLVTSGLGGRFPPGYPVARVTSVGHAPDNPFTSVKAEPMARLDRSREVLLVWTLSPDQRQDALSGAAPGARPAAEHLP; from the coding sequence GTGCTCCTGGCCATCGGGCTGGTCGTGGCCGATCATCGCGGCCGGCACCTGGGCGCCCTGCGCTCGGCCCTGGCGGTGCTGGTCTATCCGCTGCAATTGCTGGCCGACCTGCCGGTGCACTATGCCCGCGAGGCGCAGGACCGGCTGGCGGACGCGCGGCAGTTGCGCGATCAGAATGACGGCCTGCGCCGTGAGAACCTGATCCTGGGCGCGCGCTCCCAGCAACTCGCGTCGCTGGAGGCGGAGAACATGCGCCTGCGCGACCTGCTCGGGTCCTCCTTCAAGATCGGTGAGCGGGTCCTGATCGCGGAGATCCTGGCCGTGAATCTCGCCGAGTATCGCCGGCAGGTCCTGATCAACAAGGGCAGCAACTCCGGGGTCTTCGTCGGGCAGCCGGTCCTGGATGCCAATGCCGTCATGGGGCAGGTGATCCAGATCAACCCCTTCTCCGCCACGGTCCTGCTGATTACCGACTTGGACCACGCCCTGCCGGTCCAGGTCAATCGCAACGGGCTGCGCAGCATCGCGGCCGGGTCCGGGCTGGGCCACGAGTTGGACCTGCTGTATATCCCGAAGAACGCCGATATCCAGGTCGGCGACCTGCTGGTGACCTCCGGGCTGGGCGGACGCTTCCCGCCGGGCTATCCGGTGGCGCGCGTAACCTCGGTCGGGCACGCGCCGGATAACCCATTCACCAGCGTGAAGGCGGAGCCCATGGCGCGGCTCGACCGCAGCCGGGAGGTCCTGCTGGTCTGGACCCTGAGCCCTGATCAGCGTCAGGACGCCCTGAGCGGGGCCGCGCCCGGCGCGCGGCCGGCGGCGGAGCACCTGCCATGA
- a CDS encoding rod shape-determining protein — translation MFFRRFRGIFSTDLAIDLGTANTLIHVRGQGIVLNEPSVVAIRQERAGGPKTVVAVGEEAKAMLGRTPQNITAIRPLKDGVIADFTVTEKMLQFFIHKVHEARMVRPSPRVLICVPCGSTQVERRAIKESAAGAGAREVYLIEEPMAAAIGAGLPVGEARGSMVIDVGGGTSEVAVISLNGIVYSNSVRIGGDTFDDSIINYVRRNYGTLIGEATAERIKHAIGSAFPGNEVLEIEVRGRNLAEGIPRSFTLNSNEILESLQEPLSGIVGAVKSALEQTPPELGSDVAERGIVLTGGGALLRDFDRLIEEETGLPVVVAQDPLTCVARGGGKALDMLDTRGLDLFSTE, via the coding sequence ATGTTTTTCAGACGTTTTCGTGGCATTTTTTCCACCGATCTGGCGATCGACCTGGGGACCGCAAACACCCTGATCCATGTGCGCGGCCAGGGCATCGTGCTCAACGAGCCCTCGGTGGTGGCGATTCGCCAGGAGCGCGCCGGGGGCCCCAAGACGGTGGTGGCGGTGGGGGAGGAGGCCAAGGCGATGCTCGGGCGCACGCCCCAGAACATCACGGCGATCCGTCCGCTCAAGGACGGCGTGATCGCCGACTTCACCGTCACCGAGAAGATGCTCCAGTTCTTCATCCACAAGGTGCACGAGGCGCGCATGGTGCGCCCGAGCCCGCGGGTGCTGATCTGCGTGCCCTGCGGCTCGACCCAGGTGGAGCGGCGCGCGATCAAGGAGTCCGCGGCCGGGGCCGGGGCGCGCGAGGTCTATCTGATCGAGGAGCCGATGGCGGCGGCGATCGGGGCCGGGCTGCCGGTGGGCGAGGCGCGCGGCTCCATGGTGATCGATGTCGGCGGCGGGACCTCGGAGGTGGCGGTGATCTCGCTGAACGGCATCGTCTACTCCAACTCGGTGCGCATCGGCGGCGATACCTTCGACGACTCGATCATTAACTACGTGCGCCGCAACTATGGCACCCTGATCGGGGAGGCGACGGCGGAACGCATCAAGCACGCCATCGGCTCGGCCTTCCCGGGCAACGAGGTGTTGGAGATCGAGGTGCGCGGGCGTAACCTGGCCGAGGGCATCCCGCGCAGCTTCACCCTCAACAGCAACGAGATCCTGGAGTCGCTCCAGGAACCCCTGTCGGGCATCGTCGGGGCGGTCAAGTCGGCCCTGGAGCAGACCCCGCCGGAGCTGGGCTCGGACGTGGCGGAGCGCGGCATCGTGCTGACCGGCGGCGGGGCCCTGCTGCGCGACTTCGACCGCCTGATCGAGGAGGAGACCGGGCTGCCGGTGGTGGTGGCGCAGGACCCCCTGACCTGTGTCGCCCGCGGCGGCGGCAAGGCCCTGGATATGCTCGACACCCGGGGCCTGGACCTCTTCTCCACTGAGTAA
- a CDS encoding Uma2 family endonuclease gives MSQTALAEPRRTRPEPAGAAPPSAAGRYVSEEEYWRDYYLDSDVHYEWNNGRLEEKPVSNYETFLVYQWFMLLLEHFLTARPIARMVALEMGFRLPLPTGTVIRKPDFGVVCNDNPQPLLPLDASYRGVFDLCVEALSDQERRDILRDTVVKKAEYAAGGVPEYYILHRAPEQQAFFTRTATGVYVPIAPDDGVIRSRVLPGLQFRVADLCRRPAHETLRDDPVYAAFVLPGWRAAEAHAAAQAQARREAEQAAAAQAQARQQAEQHAAAESNRADNESHRAAAEAQARRQAERRAQEAEQALARLQAQLAGRNAAQ, from the coding sequence ATGTCGCAGACCGCCCTTGCCGAACCGCGTCGCACGCGGCCTGAACCGGCCGGTGCCGCACCCCCCTCTGCCGCCGGCCGCTACGTCTCGGAGGAGGAATACTGGCGCGACTACTACCTCGACTCCGACGTCCACTATGAATGGAACAACGGGCGTCTGGAGGAAAAGCCGGTGTCCAACTATGAGACCTTCCTCGTCTACCAGTGGTTCATGCTGCTGCTGGAGCACTTTCTGACCGCCCGACCCATCGCCAGGATGGTCGCGCTGGAGATGGGCTTTCGGCTGCCACTGCCGACCGGCACCGTCATCCGCAAGCCCGATTTCGGCGTCGTCTGCAACGACAACCCGCAGCCGTTGTTGCCGCTCGATGCGTCCTATCGCGGCGTTTTCGACCTCTGTGTCGAAGCCCTGTCGGATCAGGAGCGCCGCGACATCCTGCGCGACACCGTGGTCAAGAAGGCCGAGTATGCCGCCGGCGGCGTCCCGGAATATTACATCCTGCACCGCGCGCCCGAGCAGCAGGCGTTCTTCACCCGCACGGCAACGGGCGTCTATGTCCCCATCGCACCGGACGACGGCGTCATCCGCTCACGGGTCTTGCCCGGCCTGCAGTTTCGCGTAGCCGACCTCTGCCGCCGGCCCGCACACGAAACGCTGCGCGATGATCCGGTCTACGCCGCCTTCGTGCTGCCCGGCTGGCGCGCGGCCGAAGCGCATGCCGCCGCGCAGGCGCAGGCCCGACGCGAGGCCGAACAGGCTGCCGCCGCGCAGGCACAGGCCCGGCAGCAGGCCGAACAGCACGCCGCCGCCGAATCGAACCGTGCCGACAACGAGTCGCACCGCGCCGCCGCCGAGGCACAGGCGCGCCGGCAGGCCGAGCGGCGAGCCCAGGAGGCGGAGCAGGCACTTGCCCGGCTTCAGGCACAACTGGCAGGCCGCAACGCTGCGCAGTGA
- the gatC gene encoding Asp-tRNA(Asn)/Glu-tRNA(Gln) amidotransferase subunit GatC produces MALDRSDVEKIAHLARLAVSPAACDRYALDLTNILDLVARMDAVDTTGVEPMAHPLHMTQRLRPDRPTEPDQRERFQAIAPQTEAGLYLVPKVIE; encoded by the coding sequence ATGGCACTGGATCGATCCGACGTCGAGAAGATCGCGCACCTGGCGCGGCTCGCGGTCAGCCCCGCGGCCTGCGACCGCTACGCCCTGGACCTGACCAACATCCTGGACCTGGTGGCCCGGATGGACGCGGTCGACACCACCGGCGTCGAACCCATGGCCCACCCGCTGCACATGACCCAGCGGCTGCGCCCGGATCGGCCCACCGAGCCCGATCAGCGCGAGCGCTTCCAAGCCATCGCACCCCAGACCGAGGCCGGGCTCTACCTGGTCCCCAAGGTGATCGAGTGA
- the gatA gene encoding Asp-tRNA(Asn)/Glu-tRNA(Gln) amidotransferase subunit GatA, whose translation MHDKTMTELAAGLHAGTFSSRELTRHYLERIARHNPSLNAFITVAAESALAAASQADQALAAGTAGPLTGIPIAHKDIFCTAGLRTSCGSRMLDRFIAPYDATVVERLAAAGAVVLGKTNMDEFAMGSSNETSWYGPVKNPWDQTRVPGGSSGGSAAAVAARLCAAATGTDTGGSIRQPAALCGITGIKPTYGRCSRWGMIAFASSLDQAGPMARTAADAALLLQAMAGFDPRDSTSLDTPVPDYAAGLDADLSGLRIGLPKEYFGAGLDERIGAGIQAALCEYERLGARVVEISLPNSALSVPVYYVVAPAECSSNLARFDGVRYGHRCENPQDLEDLYKRSRAEGFGAEVQRRIMIGTYVLSAGYYDAYYLKAQKGRHLIADDFRRAFEQVDVIMGPTSPTTAFPIGAKMDDPVAMYLNDIYTIAANLAGLPGISIPVAAVDGMPVGLQIIGNYFDEGRLLNVAHRLQRETEWHLGVPQGFEI comes from the coding sequence ATGCACGACAAGACCATGACCGAACTAGCCGCGGGGCTGCACGCCGGGACCTTCTCAAGCCGGGAGTTGACGCGCCACTACCTGGAGCGGATCGCGCGCCACAACCCGAGCCTCAACGCCTTCATCACCGTCGCCGCGGAGTCGGCACTGGCCGCCGCCTCGCAGGCCGACCAGGCGCTCGCCGCCGGCACCGCCGGGCCGCTGACCGGCATCCCCATCGCCCACAAGGACATCTTCTGCACCGCGGGACTGCGCACCAGTTGCGGCTCGCGGATGCTCGACCGCTTCATCGCCCCCTACGACGCCACCGTGGTCGAGCGCTTGGCCGCCGCCGGGGCCGTGGTGCTCGGCAAGACCAACATGGACGAGTTCGCCATGGGCTCGTCCAACGAGACGAGCTGGTACGGCCCGGTGAAAAACCCCTGGGACCAGACCCGGGTCCCCGGCGGCTCCTCCGGCGGCTCCGCGGCGGCCGTCGCCGCCCGTCTGTGCGCCGCCGCCACCGGGACCGATACCGGGGGGTCCATCCGCCAACCCGCGGCCCTGTGCGGCATTACCGGCATCAAGCCCACCTATGGGCGCTGCTCGCGCTGGGGCATGATCGCCTTCGCCTCCAGCCTGGACCAGGCCGGCCCCATGGCGCGCACGGCCGCCGACGCCGCACTGCTGCTCCAGGCCATGGCCGGCTTCGACCCCCGCGACTCCACCTCCCTGGATACCCCGGTGCCCGACTACGCGGCCGGATTGGACGCCGACCTCAGTGGGCTGCGCATCGGTCTGCCTAAAGAGTATTTCGGCGCCGGGCTCGATGAGCGCATCGGTGCCGGCATCCAGGCGGCGCTGTGCGAATACGAACGCCTGGGTGCCCGGGTGGTCGAGATCAGCCTGCCCAACAGCGCCCTCTCGGTGCCCGTCTATTATGTCGTGGCCCCCGCCGAATGCTCATCCAACCTCGCCCGCTTCGACGGCGTGCGCTATGGACACCGCTGCGAGAATCCGCAGGACCTGGAAGACCTCTACAAGCGCAGCCGCGCCGAAGGCTTCGGCGCCGAGGTCCAGCGCCGCATCATGATCGGCACCTATGTGCTGTCCGCCGGCTATTATGACGCCTATTATCTCAAGGCCCAGAAGGGCCGCCACCTGATCGCCGACGACTTCCGCCGCGCCTTCGAGCAGGTCGACGTCATCATGGGACCGACCAGCCCGACCACGGCCTTCCCCATCGGCGCCAAGATGGACGATCCGGTGGCCATGTACCTGAACGACATCTATACCATCGCCGCCAACCTCGCCGGCCTGCCCGGCATCTCCATCCCGGTCGCCGCGGTGGACGGCATGCCGGTCGGGTTGCAGATCATCGGCAACTATTTCGATGAGGGGCGGCTGCTCAATGTCGCGCACCGGTTGCAGCGGGAGACGGAGTGGCATTTGGGGGTGCCGCAGGGGTTTGAGATCTGA
- a CDS encoding AAA family ATPase, translating to MKIERFQYHNKALQWELEPVSFSDLTLLVGISGVGKTQILQALLNLKRIAEGKSRNGIEWNVEFSTIEGHKYQWTGEFETQNRIFSDEVTFLPDNDEGIRDKPAIIAETLVKDGATIVTRTPDDIFFLGEKTPKLSPSSSIISLLSEEESIQPASNAFRRIIYSDQSVQRSLRVLDSKFDKLAAKYDTLAQIRESDLDTQTKLALVYRNHEEVFSRIKNRFLDIFPQVTDIKVEPRDNSEDMPAFFADIPILQIREDGVKNWIEQDKISSGMLRTIIHVAEMYLWPDGTVILIDEFENSLGVNCIDVITEDLLLNNRRLQFILTSHHPYIINNIGTRYWKVVTRKGGIVTAHDASSLGLGESSHDAFMQLINSDKYRDGING from the coding sequence ATGAAAATCGAACGGTTCCAATACCACAACAAGGCTCTGCAATGGGAACTGGAGCCCGTATCTTTTTCAGACTTGACACTTCTCGTCGGCATTTCCGGAGTCGGCAAGACGCAGATTCTTCAGGCCCTTCTTAACTTGAAGAGGATCGCCGAAGGAAAATCGCGGAATGGGATAGAGTGGAATGTCGAATTCTCTACTATCGAGGGACACAAATATCAATGGACGGGCGAGTTTGAAACACAGAATCGAATTTTCTCAGATGAAGTCACGTTCCTGCCTGACAACGATGAAGGCATTCGCGATAAGCCCGCAATCATCGCAGAAACGTTAGTCAAAGATGGGGCTACGATTGTCACTCGAACACCCGATGACATCTTTTTCCTTGGCGAGAAGACTCCTAAACTTTCGCCAAGCAGCAGCATCATCAGCCTATTGAGCGAAGAGGAGAGTATTCAGCCAGCCAGCAACGCTTTCCGTCGAATCATTTACAGCGACCAATCGGTCCAGCGCTCTCTCCGCGTCCTCGACTCGAAATTCGATAAGCTGGCGGCTAAATACGACACACTGGCGCAGATCCGCGAAAGCGATCTGGACACACAGACGAAGCTTGCGCTTGTTTACAGGAATCATGAAGAGGTCTTTAGTCGCATCAAGAACCGATTCCTGGATATTTTCCCTCAGGTCACGGACATCAAGGTTGAGCCGCGGGACAACTCAGAAGACATGCCCGCATTCTTCGCCGACATACCAATCCTCCAAATCAGGGAAGACGGAGTAAAAAACTGGATCGAACAAGACAAGATTTCCTCGGGAATGCTTCGGACGATAATTCACGTTGCAGAAATGTACCTGTGGCCAGACGGCACGGTGATTCTGATTGATGAGTTCGAGAATAGCCTGGGGGTCAACTGCATTGACGTTATCACTGAAGATCTGCTGCTCAACAACCGCAGACTTCAGTTCATCCTAACCAGCCACCATCCGTACATCATTAATAATATCGGCACCCGCTACTGGAAAGTCGTGACGAGGAAGGGCGGGATAGTGACGGCACATGACGCATCATCCCTTGGCCTTGGTGAATCCAGCCATGACGCCTTTATGCAATTGATCAACAGCGACAAGTACCGGGACGGCATCAACGGATGA